A window of Methanobrevibacter olleyae genomic DNA:
CAATATTGTGAATATAGCCCAATAGCTTCAATAAAGAATGGATTATGTGAAGAATATAAACATAATACCTAATTCTTTGACAAACAAAACAATTATTTTGGCAAAGTTAATTTACCATTAGGACATGATGATTGGCTTCATGTTCATACATACTTAAAAAATTATTTGATTCTCATAGGACTTTTTACACCATTGTTTTTTACAAATACTAATTCTCCATCCCCATTCTTTATTACCCCATCAAGAATTTCTTTAATTAGTTCTCTAATAGGACCAATATCCCTATAGATTGATTATTATTATAAAAAATTAAATTAAAGTTCAGATAAAATCTTTCTCCAAATAGGCCTTAAATTTTCTTCCATAGATTTAACATCAATCCTATCTTCTAATTCTGATATGCACTCCAAATATTCTTCATCATCTTCATCTGCTATTTCCTTATTATCAAACTTAATAGCATTAATTAAGTTATCTAAATAATCAATTTCATTTTCATAACCTTTTTCATTAAGCAATTCACTTAAAAGTTGATATAAATTGATTTTTAAAAGTGGTCTTATCTTAGGATCAGTTAATGCAGCATCAAGAGCTTGTTTTAATGCATTATCATAATCTCCAAGCACATAATAACAATCAGCAAAGGCATATTTATTTGACCAATTTTCTTTAGCTTTAATAGCTTCTTTGAAATATTTTATAGCTTCATCAAAATTACTAATGTTCATACTAGCCTTTGCAATTCTTACCTTAAACCAGGCTTCATCCTCGTTCATAATATAATCAATTTCTTCTAAAGCTTCTTTAGACAAATCAATGCATTTTTTATAATGTTTTTCATTTAAGAGAGCCCTTGTAGTGTTTGAATAATATTTATCTTTATAAGAGTAACTGTTTTTCTTATCTGGATTAGGATTCAATAATTTAGGATTAATCTTTTTATACCATTTAAGAATAGCTTCATAATCTCTTTTATTTGAAATGAAAGTCATTACAGAATCTGTGTAAATACATTCTTGCCCTTCCCTAGTGTCTTTTTGAGAAACTAATCTAGTTAAAAGAATAAGGCTAGCATCTAATTCTGTAGTCATGAAAGTAGAATCTCTAATATTAAATTCATAAATAGCCTTAGCAAAATGTTCTTTATTCTCTTCAGTTAATAAATCTGGGTTTTGAGAATAAACTCTTTTAAATTTATCTATTGCACCTTCATAAATTCCATTTTCATAGTAGTTTTCTGCTTCTTTGATTAAATCACTTGCTTCAATAGACATTATAACACCTTTTTTCTAAAATAATTCAACTTAAATTAATAAAATATAG
This region includes:
- a CDS encoding tetratricopeptide repeat protein — encoded protein: MSIEASDLIKEAENYYENGIYEGAIDKFKRVYSQNPDLLTEENKEHFAKAIYEFNIRDSTFMTTELDASLILLTRLVSQKDTREGQECIYTDSVMTFISNKRDYEAILKWYKKINPKLLNPNPDKKNSYSYKDKYYSNTTRALLNEKHYKKCIDLSKEALEEIDYIMNEDEAWFKVRIAKASMNISNFDEAIKYFKEAIKAKENWSNKYAFADCYYVLGDYDNALKQALDAALTDPKIRPLLKINLYQLLSELLNEKGYENEIDYLDNLINAIKFDNKEIADEDDEEYLECISELEDRIDVKSMEENLRPIWRKILSEL